CCGTCGATTCCCGCGAGCACCCCGCGAACGGATGATAGGGAAAGATACGACTGAAAGCATTTATCTCGTGATATCAACCCTCTCTCAGCCGTTATAATTAAATAGCTGAGAAACCATTGTACACCCACAACTATGGCCTCAAATTTACTCGATGATAACATCGAAGATATACTACGAACGGTACTCGGGTCCGCTTCCGAGGACCTGCTCGTAGTGAACCCGTCCGCGGACGCGATCGAGGAATTGGTCGACGTCGCCGGCGATATCGACGACCGTCCTCGAATGCGCCTGCTCGGCGACGAGTCGACGCTCAAAACGGTGATGAGCGACTTCATCCTCGCGAGCAACGCCGCGAATCTCGTCGACGACGACTCGCTCGAGCTTCGCACGCTCGCAGACGGAAGCGAGAACTCGCTGCTCGTCACACCCAGCGAGGTCGTCGCGCTCGTCAACGTCGGCGATACGGTGGCCGGATTGACCACCGACGACGAGGAGTTCGTCTCGCTCGCCTACGACGCTTACGACGCGACGTGGAATGACGCGACCGAGTTCAAGCTCCGGACGCCGCCCCTCTCACGGGTGCGAACGACGCTTTCCGACGAGATCGGCGACTCGATCGAAGCCGACTTCAGCGGTGTTCTCGACTCGCTGCAGACGGCCCGTGGCGACGGTGACGGCCTCGATGAGGTGACAATCAGCCTGCTCGTCGCGGCGAAAAACGAGGTCCTGCTCTACGACATCTCGAAGTGGGGCGAGGACGTCGGTATCGCGAGCAAGGCGACGTTCTCCCGGACGAAGACCCGCCTCGAGGACATGGGCCTGATCGACACCGAGAAGGTCCCGATCGACGTCGGCCGCCCGCGACTTCGACTGAAGTTCGGCGATGAACGGCTACGCGATGCGAACACCGACCAGCTCGCGAGCGTCGCACAAAACCTGCTGAACTAGATCCGGTCGGTTTTATTCCGGTTCCGACCCGAGCCGACGCATGGACGTCTCAGTCGGCCTCGTCGGTTCCGGTCCCGCAGCCGAGTCCGTAGCCGCCGCGCTCGGCGATATACCCGTTTCCGTCGAGCAGTGTTCCCCCGACGAGCTATCGGATCACCGGCTCGCCGTCGTTATCGATCGGGTCGGCAGCGAACGCTTCCGCAGCGTCAACGACGAACGCGACGGACCGTGGGTGGCGATCGAACTCGGCGGTATCGGAGGAGTTTCGATTGCGGGTGTCAGTGCGTCGGTTGTGGGTTTTGCCCCCGAAACGGGCTGTTACCGATGTCTCGGATCGCGAGTCGGAGCCGGCGACGTGGAGACGGACGAGGCCGACGTGGATCCGGGCGACGCACGACTGGCGGGTGCGCTTGCGGGCAATCGGCTCGCAGC
The sequence above is a segment of the Halalkalicoccus subterraneus genome. Coding sequences within it:
- the tbsP gene encoding transcriptional regulator TbsP, whose product is MASNLLDDNIEDILRTVLGSASEDLLVVNPSADAIEELVDVAGDIDDRPRMRLLGDESTLKTVMSDFILASNAANLVDDDSLELRTLADGSENSLLVTPSEVVALVNVGDTVAGLTTDDEEFVSLAYDAYDATWNDATEFKLRTPPLSRVRTTLSDEIGDSIEADFSGVLDSLQTARGDGDGLDEVTISLLVAAKNEVLLYDISKWGEDVGIASKATFSRTKTRLEDMGLIDTEKVPIDVGRPRLRLKFGDERLRDANTDQLASVAQNLLN